Proteins co-encoded in one Leucobacter exalbidus genomic window:
- the rpsL gene encoding 30S ribosomal protein S12, whose amino-acid sequence MPTIQQLVRKGRTPKVVKTKAPALKANPQQAGVCTRVYTTTPKKPNSAMRKVARVKLRNGTEVTAYIPGEGHNLQEHSLVLVRGGRVKDLPGVRYKIVRGALDTQAVKDRKQARSRYGAKMEKK is encoded by the coding sequence TTGCCTACCATTCAGCAGTTGGTTCGCAAGGGTCGCACGCCGAAGGTCGTTAAGACCAAGGCGCCTGCCCTTAAGGCGAACCCGCAGCAGGCAGGGGTTTGCACCCGTGTCTACACCACCACCCCCAAGAAGCCCAACTCGGCAATGCGTAAGGTTGCTCGCGTAAAGCTTCGTAACGGCACTGAGGTCACCGCCTACATTCCGGGCGAGGGCCACAACCTGCAGGAGCACTCACTCGTGCTCGTACGCGGTGGCCGCGTTAAGGACCTCCCGGGCGTTCGTTACAAGATCGTCCGCGGTGCTCTCGATACCCAGGCAGTCAAGGATCGCAAGCAGGCTCGTAGCCGCTACGGCGCGAAGATGGAGAAGAAGTAA
- the fusA gene encoding elongation factor G yields MAQDVLTDLSKVRNIGIMAHIDAGKTTTTERILFYTGVNHKLGETHDGASTTDWMEQEKERGITITSAAVTCFWNKNQVNIIDTPGHVDFTVEVERSLRVLDGAVAVFDGKEGVEPQSETVWRQADKYEVPRICFVNKMDKMGADFYFTVDTIVNRLGAKPLVMQLPIGSESDFIGVVDLLSMKAFVWEGDSKGDVTLGANYEVQEIPADLQDRAEEYRAKLVETVAETDDALLEKFFAGEELSIEEIKGGIRKLVVGNEIYPVYCGSAFKNRGIQPMLDAVVDFLPNPLDVGAIEAHDPRDEEIVIERRPAADEPFSALAFKIAVHPFFGRLTYVRVYSGQIPSGSQVVNSTKGKKERIGKIFQMHANKEIPVDQLTAGNIYAVIGLKDTTTGDTLCDPDKQVVLESMTFPEPVIEVAIEPKTKSDQEKLGVAIQKLAEEDPTFRVSQNEETGQTVIAGMGELHLDILVDRMRREFNVEANVGKPQVAYRETIRGTVAKYDYTHKKQTGGSGQFAKVQIAIEPFEVEGDSIFEFEDKVTGGRIPREYIPSVKAGIQDAMSYGILAGFPVVGVRAQLLDGAFHDVDSSEMAFKIAGSIAFKEAARLAKPVILEPLMAVEVRTPEEYMGDVIGDLNSRRGQIQSMEDASGVKVIRALVPLSEMFGYIGDLRSKTSGRAVFSMTFDSYAEVPKAVAEEIVQKAKGE; encoded by the coding sequence GTGGCACAAGACGTGCTCACTGACCTGAGTAAGGTCCGCAACATCGGCATCATGGCTCACATCGATGCTGGCAAGACCACCACGACCGAGCGCATCCTGTTCTACACGGGTGTTAACCACAAGCTGGGCGAGACCCACGATGGCGCCTCGACCACTGACTGGATGGAGCAGGAGAAGGAACGCGGCATCACGATCACGTCTGCCGCCGTGACTTGCTTCTGGAACAAAAACCAGGTCAACATCATTGACACCCCCGGTCACGTTGACTTCACCGTTGAGGTAGAGCGCTCACTGCGCGTCCTCGACGGCGCCGTCGCTGTGTTCGACGGCAAGGAGGGCGTTGAGCCCCAGTCGGAAACCGTATGGCGTCAGGCTGACAAGTACGAAGTTCCCCGCATCTGCTTCGTCAACAAGATGGACAAGATGGGCGCTGACTTCTACTTCACCGTAGACACCATCGTCAACCGCCTCGGCGCAAAGCCGCTCGTGATGCAGCTTCCGATTGGCTCGGAGTCTGACTTCATCGGCGTCGTCGATCTGTTGTCGATGAAGGCATTCGTCTGGGAGGGCGACTCGAAGGGTGACGTTACCCTCGGTGCAAACTACGAAGTTCAGGAGATCCCCGCTGATCTTCAGGACCGCGCTGAAGAGTACCGCGCAAAGCTCGTCGAGACGGTCGCTGAGACCGACGACGCTCTGCTCGAGAAGTTCTTCGCTGGCGAAGAGCTGTCGATCGAAGAGATCAAGGGCGGCATTCGCAAGCTCGTTGTTGGCAACGAGATCTACCCCGTGTACTGCGGCTCGGCCTTCAAGAACCGCGGCATCCAGCCGATGCTCGACGCGGTTGTTGATTTCCTCCCGAACCCGCTCGACGTGGGCGCCATCGAGGCACACGATCCTCGCGACGAAGAGATCGTCATCGAGCGCCGTCCGGCCGCTGACGAGCCCTTCTCGGCTCTCGCGTTCAAGATCGCCGTTCACCCGTTCTTCGGTCGTCTGACCTACGTTCGCGTGTACTCGGGCCAGATTCCTTCGGGCTCACAGGTCGTCAACTCGACCAAGGGCAAGAAGGAGCGCATCGGCAAGATCTTCCAGATGCACGCCAACAAGGAAATCCCTGTTGACCAGCTCACCGCGGGTAACATCTACGCAGTGATCGGTCTGAAGGACACGACCACGGGTGACACGCTGTGTGATCCCGACAAGCAGGTAGTGCTTGAGTCGATGACCTTCCCCGAGCCCGTCATCGAGGTTGCAATTGAGCCGAAGACGAAGAGCGACCAGGAAAAGCTGGGCGTCGCCATTCAGAAGCTTGCTGAAGAGGACCCGACGTTCCGCGTAAGCCAGAACGAAGAGACCGGCCAGACCGTTATCGCGGGTATGGGCGAGCTTCACCTCGACATCCTGGTTGACCGTATGCGTCGCGAGTTCAACGTGGAAGCAAACGTGGGCAAGCCCCAGGTTGCATACCGCGAGACGATTCGTGGCACGGTTGCGAAGTACGACTACACCCACAAGAAGCAGACCGGTGGTTCGGGTCAGTTCGCTAAGGTGCAGATCGCTATTGAGCCGTTCGAGGTTGAGGGCGACTCGATCTTCGAGTTCGAAGACAAGGTCACCGGCGGCCGTATTCCTCGCGAATACATCCCCTCGGTCAAGGCTGGTATCCAGGACGCAATGTCGTACGGCATCCTCGCGGGCTTCCCCGTCGTTGGTGTGCGCGCTCAGCTCCTCGATGGCGCTTTCCACGATGTTGACTCGTCTGAAATGGCGTTCAAGATCGCCGGCTCGATTGCGTTCAAGGAAGCCGCTCGCCTCGCGAAGCCGGTTATCCTCGAGCCGCTGATGGCCGTCGAGGTTCGTACTCCTGAGGAGTACATGGGCGACGTTATCGGTGACTTGAACTCACGTCGTGGCCAGATCCAGTCCATGGAAGACGCCAGCGGTGTGAAGGTTATTCGCGCACTGGTTCCGCTTTCAGAAATGTTTGGGTACATTGGCGACCTGCGGTCTAAGACCAGCGGCCGCGCCGTGTTCTCGATGACCTTCGACTCCTACGCTGAGGTGCCGAAGGCAGTAGCCGAAGAAATCGTTCAGAAGGCTAAGGGCGAGTAA
- the tuf gene encoding elongation factor Tu — MAKAKFERTKPHVNIGTIGHVDHGKTTLTAAISKTLADKFPSDVNVQRDFNTIDSAPEERQRGITINISHVEYETDTRHYAHVDAPGHADYIKNMITGAAQMDGAILVVAATDGMMAQTKEHILLAKQVGVPYLMVALNKCDQVDDEEILELVEMEVREELSKQGYPGDDVPVIRVSGYQALQGEEKWVNSILELMTAVDENIPNPVRDKDKPFLMPVEDVFTITGRGTVVTGRAERGTLQINSEVEIVGLRPTQKTTVTGIEMFHKQLDEAWAGENCGLLLRGTKREDVERGQVIVKPGSITPHTNFEGTAYILKKEEGGRHNPFETNYRPQFYFRTTDVTGVITLPEDKPMVMPGDTTDMVVELIQPIAMEDGLGFAIREGGRTVGAGTVTKVLS, encoded by the coding sequence GTGGCGAAGGCCAAGTTCGAGCGGACCAAGCCGCACGTAAACATCGGTACGATCGGTCACGTTGACCACGGTAAGACGACTCTTACCGCCGCTATCTCGAAGACGCTTGCTGACAAGTTCCCGTCAGACGTCAACGTGCAGCGCGACTTCAACACGATTGACTCGGCTCCCGAAGAGCGCCAGCGCGGCATCACGATCAACATCTCGCATGTTGAGTACGAGACCGACACGCGCCACTACGCGCACGTTGATGCACCCGGCCACGCCGACTACATCAAGAACATGATCACCGGTGCTGCCCAGATGGACGGCGCAATCCTCGTGGTTGCTGCTACCGACGGCATGATGGCACAGACCAAGGAGCACATCCTTCTCGCGAAGCAGGTTGGCGTTCCTTACCTCATGGTTGCACTGAACAAGTGCGACCAGGTCGACGACGAGGAAATCCTCGAGCTCGTCGAGATGGAGGTCCGCGAGGAGCTCTCCAAGCAGGGCTACCCCGGAGATGACGTTCCCGTTATCCGCGTTTCGGGCTACCAGGCACTGCAGGGCGAAGAGAAGTGGGTTAACTCCATTCTCGAGCTCATGACTGCTGTCGACGAGAACATCCCCAACCCCGTGCGTGACAAGGACAAGCCGTTCCTCATGCCCGTTGAGGATGTCTTCACGATCACCGGTCGTGGCACCGTTGTGACCGGTCGCGCCGAGCGTGGCACGCTGCAGATCAACTCCGAGGTCGAGATCGTTGGCCTGCGTCCCACGCAGAAGACGACCGTCACCGGTATTGAGATGTTCCACAAGCAGCTCGACGAGGCATGGGCCGGCGAGAACTGTGGTCTGCTGCTTCGCGGCACCAAGCGCGAAGACGTAGAGCGCGGCCAGGTTATTGTTAAGCCTGGCTCGATCACGCCTCACACGAACTTCGAGGGCACCGCCTACATCCTGAAGAAGGAAGAGGGCGGCCGTCACAACCCGTTCGAGACGAACTACCGTCCCCAGTTCTACTTCCGTACGACTGACGTGACCGGTGTTATCACCCTGCCCGAGGACAAGCCGATGGTTATGCCCGGCGACACCACCGACATGGTCGTTGAGCTGATCCAGCCCATCGCTATGGAGGATGGCCTCGGCTTCGCAATCCGTGAGGGTGGCCGCACCGTCGGCGCCGGCACGGTGACCAAGGTTCTTTCCTAA
- a CDS encoding spermidine/putrescine ABC transporter substrate-binding protein: MSVVEDRVLVAVDAWLRWLPSWSPGHHRGRARVCRRCTGSPLLTAAGIGRDVPHQVTHALTTRMQRIIDRIVDDFTQQELPMLHAELTGEEQRASGGYDPSAGLEPEFDGLDPDPDPADGSQPYLFTLAGLAAEAQPPAPEPRPPLTAREREVLRAEIARADECAETVGNELCFALMAHRTRIETAIERFVEPQVQALLDELSAGLEPPQ, from the coding sequence GTGTCGGTCGTTGAAGATCGGGTCTTGGTCGCTGTTGACGCGTGGCTCAGGTGGCTGCCCTCGTGGAGCCCCGGTCATCATCGCGGGCGCGCGCGGGTGTGCCGCCGCTGCACCGGATCCCCGCTGCTCACCGCCGCGGGCATCGGCCGCGACGTGCCGCACCAGGTGACGCACGCGCTCACGACCCGCATGCAACGCATCATCGATCGCATCGTTGATGACTTCACGCAGCAGGAACTGCCCATGCTGCACGCCGAGCTCACGGGGGAGGAGCAGCGCGCCTCGGGCGGGTACGATCCGAGCGCGGGCCTCGAACCTGAATTCGATGGGCTCGATCCTGATCCGGATCCAGCCGACGGATCACAGCCGTACCTGTTTACGCTCGCGGGCCTTGCGGCCGAGGCTCAGCCGCCAGCGCCGGAGCCCCGCCCGCCACTCACCGCGCGAGAGCGTGAGGTGCTGCGCGCCGAGATCGCGCGCGCAGATGAATGCGCAGAAACGGTCGGCAACGAGCTGTGTTTCGCGCTGATGGCGCACCGCACACGCATCGAAACGGCCATTGAACGCTTCGTGGAACCCCAGGTGCAGGCCCTGCTCGACGAGCTCAGCGCCGGCCTCGAACCACCCCAATAA
- the rpsG gene encoding 30S ribosomal protein S7, with the protein MPRKGPAPKRPVVADPVYGAPIVSQLVNKILLDGKKGLAERIVYGALEAVAEKSGQDAVTVLKKALDNVRPTLEVRSRRVGGSTYQVPVEVKPHRANTLALRWLTSYAKARRENSMTDRLTNEILDASNGLGAAVKRREDTHKMAESNRAFAHYRW; encoded by the coding sequence ATGCCTCGTAAAGGTCCTGCTCCGAAGCGCCCCGTAGTCGCTGATCCGGTATATGGCGCACCCATCGTGAGCCAGCTCGTCAACAAGATTCTGCTCGACGGCAAGAAGGGTCTCGCAGAGCGCATCGTTTACGGTGCACTCGAGGCCGTTGCTGAAAAGTCAGGTCAGGATGCCGTGACGGTTCTCAAGAAGGCGCTCGATAACGTTCGCCCCACCCTTGAGGTTCGTTCACGCCGCGTCGGCGGTAGCACCTACCAGGTGCCCGTCGAGGTTAAGCCTCACCGTGCGAACACGCTCGCACTGCGTTGGCTGACCAGCTACGCGAAGGCCCGTCGCGAGAACTCGATGACGGATCGCCTGACCAACGAGATCCTCGACGCATCCAACGGCCTTGGTGCCGCTGTGAAGCGCCGCGAGGACACTCACAAGATGGCAGAGTCGAACCGCGCGTTCGCTCACTACCGCTGGTAG
- a CDS encoding DNA-directed RNA polymerase subunit beta', which yields MLEGTDFNELQIRLATADDIRSWSFGEVKKPETINYRTLKPEKDGLFGEQIFGPSRDWECACGKYKRVRYKGIVCERCGVEVTKSSVRRERMGHVELAAPVTHIWYFKGVPSRLGYLLDMAPKDLEKVIYFAAYMVIDVDDEGRHEDLGELEAELRLELKTLEDQRDIAIAKRQQQAESDLAALEAEGAKADQRRRAEASAEKEMTGIRKGFDEEISRLQRVWEDFRNLKVGDLKPEDAVFADLMDRYGDYFEAYMGAEAIKKRLESFDLESESELLLLQIAEGKGQKKIRAIKRLKVVNSFLTTGASPASMVLDVVPVIPPELRPMVQLDGGRFATSDLNDLYRRVINRNNRLRRLLDLGAPEIIVNNEKRMLQEAVDALFDNGRRGRPVTGTGNRALKSLSDMLKGKQGRFRQNLLGKRVDYSGRSVIVVGPQLKLHQCGLPKQMALELFKPFVIKRLMDLSHAQNVKAAKRMVERARSEVWDVLEEIIRERPVLLNRAPTLHRLGIQAFEPQLVEGKAIQLHPLVCTAFNADFDGDQMAVHLPLSVEAQAEARVLMLASNNILKPSDGRPVALPSQDMIIGLHHLTTLKEGAAGTGRAFGSVSEAILAMDEHTLDLGSLVKIRLTGYTDAQGVTSEKPVIVETSLGRAIFNEALPVDYPYFERVADKGSLSSLVNDLAERYPKVEVAATLDRIKDAGFYWASRSGVTVALSDVVTPTNKGEIIAKHEQRAAKVQRDYDLGMIQNSDRHKALVEIWTEATDEVAQSMRDSFPEDNTIFRMVSSGARGNWLQIRNIAGMRGLVSNPKGEIIPRPIINSYREGLSVAEYFIATHGARKGLADTALRTADSGYLTRRLVDVSQDVIIREEDCGTRRGLDLPIAAADANGVLVIGENVENSVYARTLSSEAVAADGTVVATSGADVGDVLLEQLVSAGITEIKVRSVLTCESAVGVCATCYGRSLATGQRVDIGEAVGIIAAQSIGEPGTQLTMRTFHTGGSASADDITQGLPRVQELFEARTPKGASPIAEAAGRIIIEDTPKGRSILLTPDDGTEEKIYPVLKRATLLVADGDRVELGQPFLQGTLDPKDILQVGSTELGKHIPGERAVQKYLVEGVQNVYRSQGVPIHDKHIEVIVRQMLRKVTVVDHGETDMLPGALVDRATYQRINRETVIEGKRAATARPEVMGITKASLATESWLSAASFQETTRVLTQAAMEGSKDPLIGLKENVIIGKLIPAGTGLSVYRDVTVQATEEAKAERYPNRLFATEGTFDENDLSFVDFDSFNADEFNPGNYS from the coding sequence TTGCTCGAGGGTACAGACTTTAATGAGCTTCAGATCCGTCTGGCGACCGCGGATGACATTCGCAGCTGGTCGTTCGGCGAGGTCAAGAAGCCTGAAACGATTAACTACCGCACGCTGAAGCCTGAGAAGGACGGTCTGTTCGGCGAACAGATCTTCGGGCCGAGCCGTGACTGGGAGTGCGCGTGCGGCAAGTACAAGCGTGTGCGTTACAAGGGCATCGTTTGTGAGCGCTGTGGCGTAGAAGTAACGAAGTCCAGCGTGCGCCGTGAGCGCATGGGCCACGTTGAGCTGGCGGCACCCGTCACGCACATCTGGTACTTCAAGGGCGTGCCGAGCCGTCTCGGCTACCTGCTTGATATGGCGCCGAAGGACCTCGAAAAGGTCATCTACTTCGCTGCCTACATGGTGATCGACGTTGACGACGAGGGTCGTCACGAAGACCTCGGCGAGCTGGAGGCAGAACTGCGCCTCGAGCTGAAGACGCTTGAGGACCAGCGCGACATCGCAATTGCGAAGCGTCAGCAGCAGGCCGAGTCTGATCTCGCAGCGCTCGAAGCCGAAGGGGCGAAGGCCGATCAGCGCCGTCGCGCTGAAGCTTCAGCCGAGAAGGAAATGACGGGCATCCGCAAGGGCTTCGACGAGGAAATTTCTCGTCTGCAGCGCGTGTGGGAAGACTTCCGCAACCTCAAGGTGGGCGACCTCAAGCCTGAGGACGCCGTCTTCGCTGACCTCATGGACCGCTACGGCGATTACTTCGAGGCCTACATGGGCGCCGAAGCAATCAAGAAGCGTCTTGAGAGCTTCGACCTCGAATCTGAAAGCGAACTGCTGCTGCTGCAGATCGCCGAGGGTAAGGGCCAGAAGAAGATCCGTGCGATCAAGCGTCTGAAGGTTGTCAACTCGTTCCTCACGACGGGCGCAAGCCCCGCTTCGATGGTGCTCGACGTTGTTCCCGTGATCCCGCCCGAGCTTCGCCCCATGGTGCAGCTCGACGGTGGCCGCTTTGCGACCTCAGATCTCAACGATCTGTACCGCCGCGTGATCAACCGCAACAACCGTCTGCGTCGTCTGCTTGATCTCGGTGCTCCCGAGATCATCGTGAACAACGAGAAGCGCATGCTGCAGGAAGCTGTCGACGCACTGTTCGACAACGGCCGCCGTGGTCGCCCCGTTACGGGCACCGGCAACCGTGCTCTGAAGTCACTGAGCGACATGCTCAAGGGCAAGCAGGGTCGTTTCCGTCAGAACCTGCTCGGTAAGCGCGTTGACTACTCGGGCCGTTCGGTCATCGTGGTTGGCCCGCAGCTCAAGCTGCACCAGTGTGGTCTGCCCAAGCAGATGGCACTCGAGCTGTTCAAGCCGTTCGTCATCAAGCGCCTCATGGATCTGTCACACGCACAGAACGTGAAGGCCGCGAAGCGCATGGTTGAGCGCGCACGCTCAGAGGTCTGGGACGTACTCGAGGAGATCATCCGCGAGCGCCCCGTGCTGCTGAACCGCGCACCGACCCTGCACCGCCTCGGCATCCAGGCGTTCGAACCGCAGCTCGTTGAGGGTAAGGCTATCCAGCTGCACCCCCTCGTCTGCACCGCGTTCAACGCTGACTTCGATGGTGACCAGATGGCAGTTCACCTGCCGCTGTCGGTTGAGGCTCAGGCAGAGGCACGCGTGCTGATGCTCGCCTCGAACAACATCCTGAAGCCCTCAGACGGCCGCCCCGTTGCTCTTCCCTCACAGGATATGATCATCGGTCTGCACCACCTCACCACGCTCAAGGAAGGCGCAGCCGGCACCGGTCGCGCATTCGGCTCGGTTTCCGAGGCGATCCTGGCTATGGACGAGCACACGCTCGACCTTGGCTCGCTGGTGAAGATCCGTCTCACGGGTTACACCGATGCTCAGGGCGTCACCTCCGAGAAGCCCGTGATCGTTGAGACCTCGCTTGGTCGCGCGATCTTCAACGAGGCGCTTCCCGTTGATTACCCCTACTTCGAGCGCGTCGCCGACAAGGGCTCGCTGTCAAGCCTGGTCAACGACCTCGCTGAGCGCTACCCGAAGGTGGAGGTCGCTGCGACCCTCGACCGCATCAAGGACGCTGGTTTCTACTGGGCTTCACGCTCAGGCGTAACCGTTGCGCTCTCTGACGTGGTGACGCCGACGAACAAGGGCGAAATCATTGCGAAGCACGAGCAGCGTGCCGCAAAGGTTCAGCGCGATTACGATCTCGGTATGATCCAGAACAGCGATCGCCACAAGGCGCTCGTTGAGATCTGGACCGAGGCAACCGACGAGGTCGCTCAGTCGATGCGCGACTCGTTCCCCGAGGACAACACCATCTTCCGTATGGTGTCGTCGGGTGCTCGTGGTAACTGGCTGCAGATCCGTAACATCGCGGGTATGCGTGGCCTCGTATCGAACCCGAAGGGTGAGATTATCCCTCGCCCGATTATCAACTCGTACCGTGAGGGCCTGTCGGTTGCGGAGTACTTCATCGCAACCCACGGTGCTCGTAAGGGTCTGGCTGATACCGCTCTGCGTACCGCAGACTCGGGTTACCTGACGCGTCGACTGGTAGACGTTTCGCAGGATGTCATCATCCGCGAAGAGGACTGTGGCACGCGCCGCGGCCTCGATCTGCCGATCGCTGCTGCAGACGCAAACGGCGTGCTCGTCATCGGTGAAAACGTCGAGAACTCGGTATACGCACGTACGCTGTCTTCAGAGGCTGTTGCCGCTGACGGCACCGTGGTGGCTACCAGCGGTGCCGACGTAGGCGATGTGCTCCTCGAGCAGCTCGTCAGCGCTGGCATCACCGAGATCAAGGTGCGCTCCGTGCTCACGTGTGAGTCGGCTGTTGGTGTGTGTGCAACGTGCTACGGCCGTTCACTCGCAACCGGTCAGCGCGTCGACATCGGCGAGGCCGTTGGTATTATCGCGGCCCAGTCGATCGGCGAGCCCGGTACCCAGCTGACGATGCGTACCTTCCACACCGGTGGTTCGGCTTCGGCAGACGACATCACGCAGGGTCTTCCCCGCGTGCAGGAGCTGTTCGAGGCACGTACCCCCAAGGGTGCATCGCCCATCGCTGAGGCCGCAGGCCGGATCATCATTGAGGACACCCCGAAGGGCCGCAGCATCCTGCTGACGCCTGACGACGGCACCGAAGAGAAGATCTACCCCGTGCTCAAGCGCGCCACGCTGCTGGTTGCAGATGGCGATCGCGTCGAGCTCGGCCAGCCGTTCCTCCAGGGCACCCTGGATCCGAAGGATATTCTGCAGGTCGGCTCGACTGAGCTCGGCAAACACATCCCCGGTGAGCGCGCCGTGCAGAAGTACCTCGTTGAGGGCGTACAGAACGTGTACCGCTCACAGGGTGTACCGATTCACGATAAGCACATCGAAGTTATCGTTCGCCAGATGCTGCGTAAGGTGACCGTCGTTGACCACGGCGAGACCGACATGCTGCCCGGTGCTCTCGTTGACCGCGCGACGTACCAGCGCATCAACCGCGAGACCGTGATCGAGGGCAAGCGGGCTGCTACCGCTCGTCCCGAGGTCATGGGTATCACGAAGGCGTCGCTTGCGACCGAGTCGTGGCTGTCGGCCGCCTCGTTCCAGGAGACGACCCGCGTGCTCACGCAGGCCGCGATGGAAGGATCGAAGGATCCGCTCATCGGCCTGAAGGAGAACGTCATCATCGGTAAGCTCATTCCGGCCGGCACCGGCCTGAGTGTCTACCGCGACGTCACCGTGCAGGCGACTGAAGAAGCGAAGGCGGAGCGTTACCCGAACCGCCTGTTCGCGACCGAAGGCACCTTCGACGAGAACGACCTGTCGTTCGTGGACTTCGACAGCTTCAACGCTGACGAGTTCAACCCGGGCAACTACAGCTAA